Proteins co-encoded in one Pseudophryne corroboree isolate aPseCor3 chromosome 1, aPseCor3.hap2, whole genome shotgun sequence genomic window:
- the LOC134900974 gene encoding growth arrest and DNA damage-inducible protein GADD45 beta-like, translating to MTLEDNETCDNHEEEMHPVASALEQVLDAAQRRDSLTVGVYESAKLMDKDPDSVVLCLLAADPEHADNVALSIHFTLIQAFCCDNDINILRVSGLQRLSEIIQSQSEPSSEPMDLHCILVSNPHNNPWKCSSLDEVFNYCAECRSRNQWIPFMSLVDR from the exons ATGACACTGGAGGATAACGAGACCTGTGACAACCACGAGGAAGA gaTGCATCCTGTCGCCTCAGCCCTGGAGCAGGTGCTGGATGCAGCCCAGAGACGGGACTCCCTGACTGTGGGGGTGTATGAATCCGCCAAGCTTATGGATAA AGATCCTGACAGTGTGGTACTGTGTCTTCTCGCAGCAGATCCCGAACATGCAGACAATGTGGCATTAAGCATCCACTTCACACTGATACAAGCCTTCTGCTGTGACAATGACATCAACATTCTGCGAGTCTCTGGCCTACAACGCCTGTCGGAGATCATTCAGAGTCAGAGCGAGCCAAGCTCGGAACCTATGGACTTGCATTGTATCCTCGTTTCG AATCCACACAACAATCCCTGGAAATGTTCCAGTTTGGATGAGGTCTTCAACTACTGTGCAGAGTGCAGGTCCAGGAATCAGTGGATCCCCTTTATGTCACTAGTGGACAGATAA